A region from the Methylocystis iwaonis genome encodes:
- the rfbB gene encoding dTDP-glucose 4,6-dehydratase has translation MRVFITGGAGFIGSAVARRFISETSDQILIFDKLTYAGNLDSLAPIADDPRYSFRHADICNRAEVAQSLAEFQPDVVMHLAAESHVDRSIDGPAAFIETNVVGTFTMLAAALDYWRGLPKEKSAAFRFMHISTDEVFGALGKEGFFGEDTPYAPNSPYSASKAGSDHLVRAWRETYGLPTIVTNCSNNYGPYHFPEKLIPLTILNAIEGKPLPVYGRGENIRDWLFVEDHAAALMLVARKGVIGESYNVGGRNERTNIEVVNAICDILDELRPSGNGSYRNLITFVTDRPGHDLRYAIDCSKIERELGWSPTETFETGLRKTVQWYLDNPAWWQAIRSGKYRGERLGLTA, from the coding sequence ATGCGCGTGTTTATCACCGGCGGGGCTGGCTTTATCGGTTCGGCGGTCGCGAGACGTTTCATTTCGGAAACTTCCGATCAGATTCTGATTTTCGACAAATTAACCTATGCTGGAAATCTAGATTCCCTCGCGCCAATTGCGGACGATCCGAGATATTCGTTCCGCCACGCGGATATATGCAACCGCGCCGAAGTTGCACAGTCGTTGGCGGAATTTCAGCCGGATGTCGTCATGCATCTCGCCGCCGAGAGCCATGTCGACCGCTCTATCGACGGTCCCGCTGCCTTCATCGAGACCAATGTCGTCGGCACCTTCACAATGCTCGCCGCGGCGCTGGATTATTGGCGCGGTCTCCCCAAGGAGAAATCAGCGGCTTTTCGCTTCATGCATATTTCAACCGATGAGGTGTTCGGCGCGCTGGGCAAGGAAGGCTTTTTTGGGGAGGACACGCCCTACGCGCCAAATTCGCCTTATTCGGCGTCGAAAGCAGGCTCCGATCATCTTGTTCGCGCCTGGCGCGAAACTTATGGCCTGCCGACAATCGTCACCAACTGCTCCAATAATTATGGCCCCTATCATTTCCCTGAAAAACTCATCCCACTGACCATCCTCAACGCAATCGAGGGAAAGCCGCTTCCTGTCTATGGACGCGGCGAAAATATCCGCGACTGGCTCTTCGTCGAGGATCACGCCGCGGCGCTGATGCTGGTTGCGCGCAAAGGCGTCATCGGTGAGTCGTACAACGTCGGCGGACGCAACGAGAGAACCAACATCGAGGTGGTCAACGCCATCTGCGACATTCTCGATGAGCTGCGGCCGAGCGGCAATGGCTCCTACCGCAATCTCATCACATTCGTAACGGATCGTCCCGGACACGACCTTCGCTACGCCATCGACTGCTCCAAGATCGAGCGCGAGCTTGGGTGGAGTCCGACCGAGACTTTTGAGACCGGCCTACGCAAAACCGTGCAGTGGTATCTGGACAATCCAGCCTGGTGGCAGGCGATACGCTCCGGCAAATATCGGGGCGAGCGGCTCGGCCTCACAGCTTAG
- the rfbC gene encoding dTDP-4-dehydrorhamnose 3,5-epimerase, with protein sequence MQFQATDIPAVIIVTPKKHGDARGFFSEVYKESEWQKAGLNYSFVQDNHSFSAPVGTLRGLHFQTPPFAQDKLIRVTRGRILDVAVDIRRSSPTFGKHVAVELSAENWRQLLVPIGFAHGFVTLEPDTEVQYKVTALYSAANDRGLAYDDPDVGIDWPLPPGGAILSEKDKRWPRLRDLADAFD encoded by the coding sequence ATGCAATTTCAGGCCACCGACATTCCCGCCGTGATAATCGTCACACCGAAGAAGCATGGCGACGCACGCGGCTTTTTCTCAGAGGTTTACAAGGAATCGGAGTGGCAAAAAGCCGGGCTGAACTACAGTTTCGTTCAGGACAATCACTCCTTCTCCGCCCCTGTTGGCACGCTGCGCGGCTTGCATTTCCAGACGCCGCCTTTCGCGCAAGACAAGCTGATCCGCGTCACGCGCGGCCGCATCCTCGATGTCGCGGTGGACATCCGCCGTTCATCCCCGACCTTCGGCAAGCATGTCGCCGTCGAGCTCTCCGCTGAAAATTGGCGACAACTTCTCGTGCCCATCGGATTTGCCCATGGCTTTGTCACATTGGAGCCTGACACCGAGGTGCAATACAAGGTCACGGCGCTCTATTCGGCTGCGAATGATCGCGGTCTTGCCTATGACGATCCGGATGTCGGCATCGACTGGCCATTGCCGCCCGGCGGCGCCATTCTTTCCGAAAAAGATAAGCGCTGGCCGCGCCTGCGCGATCTTGCGGACGCTTTCGACTGA
- the rfbA gene encoding glucose-1-phosphate thymidylyltransferase RfbA, translated as MRGIVLAGGSGTRLHPMTLAASKQLLPVYDKPMVYYPLSVLMLAGARDILVISTPEDLPAFKRLLGSGAQWGVSLSYAEQPRPEGLAQAYTIGAPFVEGHNSALVLGDNIFYGHGLTNTLAAAAARKDGATVFAYHVKDPERYGVVEFGPDRKAVSLEEKPATPKSNWAVTGLYFYDRRAPEYAASLRPSARGELEITDLNRVYLEAGDLNVERLGRGFAWLDTGTPASLLEAGQYVQAVEQRQGQRIACLEEIAFQNGWIGAQEMREAAARLLKSGYGAYLLQVLKEAEDRQG; from the coding sequence ATGCGCGGCATTGTTCTCGCCGGAGGATCCGGCACCAGGCTCCATCCCATGACGCTGGCGGCGTCGAAGCAATTGCTGCCTGTCTATGACAAGCCGATGGTCTATTATCCGCTATCGGTGCTTATGCTCGCGGGCGCGCGCGACATATTGGTGATCTCGACGCCGGAGGATCTTCCCGCGTTCAAGCGCCTCCTCGGCTCGGGCGCGCAATGGGGCGTCTCTTTGTCTTATGCCGAGCAGCCGCGTCCGGAGGGGCTCGCCCAAGCCTATACGATTGGGGCGCCCTTCGTGGAAGGACATAATTCCGCGCTCGTCCTCGGCGACAATATTTTTTATGGCCACGGGCTGACGAACACGCTCGCCGCCGCCGCCGCGCGTAAGGACGGCGCGACGGTCTTCGCCTATCATGTGAAGGATCCCGAGCGCTATGGCGTGGTCGAATTCGGACCCGACAGAAAAGCCGTGTCGCTCGAAGAAAAGCCTGCGACGCCAAAATCCAACTGGGCGGTGACCGGGCTTTATTTTTACGACCGTCGCGCGCCGGAATATGCGGCCTCGCTGAGACCATCGGCGCGCGGAGAATTGGAGATCACAGATCTCAACCGCGTCTATCTCGAAGCCGGCGATTTGAACGTAGAGCGGCTGGGCCGCGGCTTCGCCTGGCTGGACACCGGCACGCCGGCGTCCTTGCTCGAAGCGGGGCAATATGTGCAGGCGGTCGAACAACGACAGGGCCAACGGATCGCCTGCCTGGAGGAGATTGCATTCCAAAACGGCTGGATCGGCGCGCAGGAGATGCGCGAAGCCGCCGCGCGCCTCTTAAAGAGCGGCTACGGCGCCTATCTTCTCCAGGTTCTCAAGGAAGCGGAAGACCGGCAGGGTTAA
- a CDS encoding PrkA family serine protein kinase, producing MANTDVFADFVHFYRERQAAEMSLESYLQLCRGNPKTYASAAERILAAIGEPELVDTSRDPRLGRIFMNRTIRVYPAFAEFYGMEETIERIVSFFRHAAQGLEERKQILYLLGPVGGGKSSLAERLKALMEANPIYVLKAGSELSPVFESPLSLFDPAEAGPLLEERYGIPRRRLGSIMSPWCLKRLDEFNGDITRFTVAKLAPSRLRQIAIAKTEPGDENNQDISSLVGKVDIRKLEAHAQADPDAYNYSGGLNRANQGLLEFVEMFKAPIKMLHPLLTATQEGNYIGTENIGAIPFSGIVLAHSNEAEWQSFKSNRNNEAFIDRIYVIKVPYCLRVTEEQRIYEKLLRESELANAACAPNTLEMLARFIVLSRLSPHENSNLFSKMRVYDGESLREVDPRARSILEYREAAGVDEGMTGLSTRFAFKVLAATFNHDTVEVAADPVHLMYVLEQALRREQLPAETEKRYIEFIKGELAPRYAEFIGKEIQKAYLESYQDYGQNLFDRYIDYADAWIEDLDFKDPDTGQMLDRELLNQELTKIEKPAGIANPKDFRNEVVKFALRWRASNKGRNPSWASYEKIRDVIEKRMFSQVEDLLPVISFGTKKDNETESKHTEFVSRMVARGYTERQVRRLVEWYMRVKQAG from the coding sequence ATGGCGAACACCGACGTCTTCGCAGATTTCGTTCACTTCTATAGAGAACGTCAGGCGGCAGAGATGTCGCTCGAGTCCTATCTCCAGCTTTGCCGGGGCAATCCAAAGACCTACGCGAGCGCCGCCGAGCGTATCCTGGCCGCCATCGGCGAGCCCGAGCTCGTCGATACGTCGAGAGACCCGCGTCTCGGCCGGATTTTCATGAACCGCACCATTCGCGTCTATCCGGCCTTCGCCGAATTCTACGGCATGGAAGAGACGATCGAACGCATCGTCAGCTTCTTCCGCCACGCGGCGCAGGGGCTGGAGGAGCGCAAGCAAATCCTCTATCTGCTCGGGCCCGTCGGCGGCGGCAAGTCGTCGCTCGCCGAGCGCCTCAAGGCGCTGATGGAAGCCAACCCGATCTATGTGCTGAAGGCGGGCTCCGAGCTCAGCCCGGTCTTCGAGAGCCCGCTGTCGCTTTTCGATCCCGCCGAAGCCGGCCCCCTCCTCGAAGAGCGTTACGGCATCCCGCGGCGCCGCCTCGGCTCGATCATGAGCCCGTGGTGCCTGAAGCGGCTCGATGAATTCAATGGCGACATCACGCGCTTCACCGTCGCCAAGCTCGCGCCCTCGCGCCTGCGCCAGATCGCAATCGCCAAGACAGAGCCAGGCGACGAGAATAATCAGGACATCTCGTCGCTTGTCGGCAAGGTGGATATTCGCAAGCTCGAGGCGCATGCGCAGGCCGATCCGGACGCCTATAATTATTCCGGCGGCCTGAACCGCGCCAATCAGGGCCTTCTCGAATTCGTCGAGATGTTCAAGGCGCCCATCAAGATGCTGCACCCCCTGCTCACGGCGACGCAGGAAGGCAATTACATCGGCACGGAGAATATCGGCGCGATCCCCTTCTCGGGCATCGTCCTCGCCCATTCGAACGAGGCCGAGTGGCAAAGCTTCAAATCCAACCGCAACAATGAAGCCTTCATCGACCGCATCTACGTCATCAAAGTGCCCTATTGCCTGCGCGTGACGGAGGAGCAGCGCATCTATGAGAAGCTGCTGCGCGAGTCCGAGCTGGCGAACGCCGCCTGCGCGCCCAACACGCTGGAGATGCTGGCGCGCTTCATCGTGCTGTCGCGCCTGAGCCCCCACGAGAACTCCAACCTCTTCTCGAAGATGCGCGTCTATGACGGCGAGAGCCTGCGTGAGGTGGACCCGCGCGCGCGCAGCATTCTGGAGTATCGGGAGGCGGCCGGCGTCGACGAAGGCATGACGGGGCTTTCGACGCGCTTCGCCTTCAAGGTGCTCGCGGCGACCTTCAACCACGATACTGTCGAGGTTGCGGCTGATCCCGTTCATCTCATGTATGTGCTGGAGCAGGCGCTGCGGCGCGAACAGCTTCCCGCCGAGACGGAGAAGCGGTATATTGAGTTCATTAAAGGCGAACTTGCACCGCGCTACGCGGAATTTATCGGCAAGGAAATTCAAAAAGCATATCTCGAATCTTATCAGGACTATGGCCAGAATCTTTTCGACCGCTACATCGATTATGCAGACGCTTGGATTGAGGACCTGGATTTCAAGGATCCCGACACCGGACAGATGCTCGACCGCGAGCTGTTGAATCAGGAACTAACAAAAATCGAAAAGCCGGCCGGCATCGCCAATCCCAAGGACTTCCGCAACGAGGTGGTCAAATTCGCGCTGCGCTGGCGCGCCTCGAACAAGGGGCGCAACCCGTCCTGGGCGAGTTACGAAAAGATCCGTGACGTGATCGAAAAGAGAATGTTCTCCCAAGTGGAAGACCTTTTGCCGGTCATCAGTTTCGGAACGAAGAAAGACAACGAAACAGAAAGCAAGCATACAGAGTTTGTTAGCCGCATGGTCGCTCGCGGCTACACCGAGCGGCAGGTGCGGCGCCTGGTGGAATGGTACATGCGCGTGAAGCAGGCAGGCTGA
- a CDS encoding YeaH/YhbH family protein codes for MRIVDRRLNPGGKSFSNRQRFLRRVRDTVERAVREASRERAIEDLENAQEVTVPADGAREPMFRHTRGERRDYILPGNREYIEGDLIDRPTGEGGGGGSEPGRGNGQEDAFRFVLTREEFLSIFLDDLELPDFAKRGLVDAQKLGSRRAGYSTSGTPANLALGRTMRMSLARRIAMGRPPRATVEQLEEEIAGAKESDSLDVMDERLRAVRARRMRIPFLDPVDLRYRHFERFPKPVAQAVMFCLMDVSGSMTEHMKDLAKRFFMLLHVFLTRRYERVEIVFIRHTDEAQEVDEETFFRSTETGGTIVSSALAEMDRIITDRFDPANWNIYGAQASDGDNMMSDNQRTRELLQDKILPLCQYFAYLEVANSHEGSPLSYVGGSSLWNAYAPLATSERNFQMRRVSRREHIYPVFRELFQRREGARAEPAT; via the coding sequence ATGCGCATCGTCGATCGCCGGCTCAATCCAGGGGGCAAAAGCTTCTCGAACCGTCAGCGTTTTCTTCGCCGTGTCCGAGACACAGTCGAGCGCGCGGTTCGCGAAGCCAGCCGCGAACGCGCAATCGAAGATCTGGAAAACGCGCAGGAAGTGACCGTGCCGGCGGACGGCGCGCGCGAGCCGATGTTTCGGCATACGCGCGGCGAACGCCGCGACTATATCCTGCCGGGAAACCGCGAATATATCGAAGGCGACCTCATCGACCGGCCGACAGGCGAAGGCGGCGGCGGGGGCTCGGAGCCGGGGCGCGGCAACGGCCAGGAGGACGCCTTCAGATTCGTGCTCACGCGCGAGGAATTTCTCAGCATCTTTCTCGACGATCTGGAGCTGCCGGATTTCGCCAAGCGCGGTCTTGTCGACGCGCAGAAGCTCGGCTCGCGCCGCGCCGGCTATTCGACGAGCGGCACGCCGGCCAATCTCGCGCTTGGCCGCACCATGCGAATGTCACTCGCAAGGCGCATCGCCATGGGCCGGCCGCCGCGCGCGACGGTCGAACAGCTCGAAGAGGAGATTGCCGGGGCAAAGGAAAGCGACTCGCTCGACGTCATGGACGAAAGATTGCGCGCCGTGCGCGCGCGGCGGATGCGCATTCCCTTTCTGGACCCCGTCGATCTGCGCTACCGTCATTTCGAGCGCTTTCCCAAGCCCGTGGCGCAGGCGGTGATGTTCTGCCTCATGGACGTCTCCGGCTCGATGACGGAGCATATGAAGGATCTCGCCAAGCGCTTCTTCATGCTGCTGCATGTCTTTCTCACGCGACGCTACGAGCGCGTCGAGATCGTCTTCATCAGACATACCGACGAAGCCCAGGAGGTCGACGAGGAGACGTTTTTCCGCTCGACCGAGACCGGCGGCACGATCGTTTCGTCGGCGCTCGCGGAGATGGACCGCATCATTACCGACCGTTTCGATCCGGCCAATTGGAACATCTACGGCGCGCAGGCGTCGGACGGCGACAATATGATGAGCGACAATCAGCGCACGCGTGAGCTGCTGCAGGACAAGATTCTGCCGCTCTGCCAATATTTCGCCTATCTCGAAGTCGCGAATTCGCATGAGGGCTCTCCCCTCTCCTATGTGGGCGGCAGCTCGCTGTGGAACGCTTATGCGCCGCTCGCGACGAGCGAGCGCAATTTCCAGATGCGCCGCGTTTCCCGGCGCGAACATATCTACCCCGTGTTTCGCGAGCTGTTCCAACGCCGCGAAGGCGCGCGCGCGGAGCCCGCCACATGA
- a CDS encoding SpoVR family protein, with amino-acid sequence MSDALLFTGKDWSFETLQHIHDAVEVVGKGELGLDTFPNQIEVITAEQMLDAYSSTGMPLLYRHWSFGKRFAQYEGVYRAGLQGLAYEIVINANPCISYVMEENSATMQALVIAHAAFGHNHFFKNNYQFRQWTDASGILDYLAYAKNYIAACEERYGELEVERLLDSAHALAPQGVDRYPRKRPISLSDEERRDRDRREEHERLYDDLWRTVPRGAEKTKKSIDHQRALLRLPQENVLYFLEKTAPRLQPWQREVLRIVRLIAQYFYPQQQTKVMNEGCATYCHYRIMNRLHEKGQISDGSFLEFIHSHSNAIRQPTAHDPSYSGVNPYALGFDMMCDIARIVREPTEEDRLWFPEIAGRKDEMAVLKEVWANYRDDSFIAQFLSPHLMRKWRLFHIVDEEDAPKLKVEKIHNERGYHDLRRGLAAEYEVGRHAPDIQVVDVDLAGSRKLVLHHRVFSGKLLDVVDAALVLRHLTLLWGYDVLLEEVDATTNEVLKAHLASPDQ; translated from the coding sequence ATGAGCGATGCGCTTCTTTTCACAGGAAAAGACTGGAGCTTCGAGACGCTCCAGCATATTCACGACGCGGTCGAGGTCGTCGGCAAGGGCGAGCTCGGCCTCGATACTTTCCCCAATCAGATCGAAGTGATCACGGCCGAGCAGATGCTCGACGCCTATTCATCGACCGGCATGCCGCTGCTCTACCGGCATTGGTCGTTCGGCAAGCGCTTCGCTCAATATGAAGGGGTCTATCGCGCCGGCCTGCAAGGGCTCGCCTATGAGATCGTCATCAACGCCAATCCTTGCATCAGTTATGTGATGGAGGAAAACAGCGCCACCATGCAGGCGCTGGTGATCGCTCACGCCGCCTTCGGCCATAATCACTTCTTCAAGAACAACTACCAGTTCCGCCAATGGACGGACGCCTCCGGCATCCTCGATTATCTCGCCTACGCCAAGAACTATATTGCAGCCTGCGAAGAGCGCTATGGCGAGCTGGAAGTCGAGCGGCTCCTCGACTCCGCCCATGCGCTTGCGCCGCAAGGCGTCGATCGCTATCCGCGCAAGCGGCCGATTAGTCTTTCCGACGAAGAAAGGCGCGACCGCGACCGCCGCGAGGAGCACGAGCGGCTGTACGACGATCTCTGGCGCACCGTGCCGCGCGGCGCCGAGAAGACAAAGAAGAGCATCGACCACCAACGCGCGCTCTTGCGTCTCCCGCAGGAGAACGTCCTTTATTTCCTCGAAAAGACCGCTCCCAGGCTGCAACCCTGGCAGCGCGAGGTGTTGCGCATCGTGCGCCTCATCGCCCAATATTTCTATCCGCAGCAACAAACCAAGGTCATGAACGAAGGCTGCGCGACCTATTGCCATTACCGCATCATGAACCGGCTGCACGAGAAGGGCCAGATCAGCGACGGCAGCTTCCTCGAATTCATCCATTCCCACAGCAACGCCATTCGACAGCCGACCGCGCATGATCCCTCCTATAGTGGGGTCAATCCTTACGCGCTCGGCTTCGACATGATGTGCGATATTGCGCGCATCGTGCGCGAGCCCACCGAAGAGGATCGGCTGTGGTTCCCCGAGATTGCCGGCCGCAAGGATGAGATGGCGGTGCTCAAGGAGGTCTGGGCCAATTACCGCGACGACAGCTTCATCGCGCAGTTCCTCAGCCCGCATTTGATGCGCAAATGGCGGCTGTTCCACATCGTCGACGAGGAAGACGCGCCGAAGCTCAAAGTGGAAAAGATTCACAATGAGCGCGGCTATCACGATCTGAGGCGCGGCCTCGCCGCCGAATATGAGGTCGGCCGGCACGCGCCGGATATTCAGGTGGTCGACGTGGATCTCGCGGGCTCCCGCAAGCTCGTGCTGCATCACCGCGTGTTTTCCGGCAAGCTGCTCGACGTCGTCGACGCCGCGCTGGTCCTGCGCCATCTCACTTTGCTCTGGGGCTATGACGTTCTGCTCGAAGAGGTCGACGCGACGACGAATGAAGTGCTAAAGGCGCATCTGGCGTCGCCCGACCAGTAA
- a CDS encoding MEKHLA domain-containing protein has translation MSTFRAELPPGLWERWISHSADLLNSYHKATGRDLMPRGGGAHAEAERLLAAPFVVVSHGTEADPILNYGNRVALALWEMSPMQLIATPSRLTAEAPLREAREQFLAQAARDGFVHGYEGVRISATGRRFHIANATIWNVTDNAGHPAGQAATFARWTFL, from the coding sequence ATGTCGACCTTTCGCGCTGAACTTCCGCCCGGCCTCTGGGAGCGCTGGATTTCGCATTCGGCTGATTTGCTCAATTCCTATCACAAGGCCACGGGCCGCGATCTCATGCCACGCGGCGGCGGCGCCCACGCGGAGGCTGAGCGCCTGCTCGCCGCGCCATTCGTCGTCGTCTCGCATGGGACCGAGGCCGACCCTATCCTCAACTACGGCAATCGCGTCGCGCTGGCGCTGTGGGAGATGTCTCCCATGCAACTGATCGCGACGCCGTCGCGTCTGACCGCAGAAGCGCCGCTGAGGGAAGCGCGCGAGCAGTTTTTGGCGCAAGCCGCGCGCGACGGCTTTGTGCACGGCTATGAGGGCGTGCGCATCAGCGCGACCGGCCGCCGCTTCCATATCGCCAACGCCACGATTTGGAACGTGACGGACAACGCCGGCCATCCCGCCGGGCAGGCGGCGACTTTCGCGCGATGGACTTTTCTGTGA
- a CDS encoding PAS domain S-box protein, which yields MRQAGALDLIFQKNAVDKGVAIEAVLVPFLDLLPQECLAVDRSGVIVAINEKWARNATPTLLGAPVQIGCNLFEAFGASPQGSDGRRLLDGLEAIAGGAAGEITIEYLDGSGEEGQAFVVEAKHSPLTEGGAILTRSRHAASLACDAAVRDSEAQFRAMFERAGVGMAQGDLETGRLLRVNETLANMLGYDISELVGRPFGDFTYPDDRAGHWERLTRMKRGETAAYDAEKRCLRKDGTHFWARVTATSIRTPGKEKPSAVTVVQDISLQRQVEGALRKGEERQAFLLKCADALRQIADPRKIQETGCRLLAEYLRVERVFYADIEGEELVIRSSAGAGPCAGRTPIASLGVAALAAFQSGEAFATEDISRDERLSASEKERLRSTGVAALLCAVLTKQGQWVGALCAQHGAPRAWTPFEIALIQEVGERVWAACERARAQEALRESEFRLQLALSSGNVGIYEWRIESDELIWDDWLRKKWNLPAGATVSYALFLQGVHAADRERVQHAVERSLDPESGGSLSLEYRLARPDQAERWIATTGAVFFENGRPIRMVGTAQDVTERKRAEAERQKFVSLAEQSMEFIGICSLEFEPLYINPAGARLVGLEREKAPHTPIQDYFFPEDRAFVFNEFHACLMRDDHANVEIRFRHFKTGEALWMLYNVFVLRDEAGARIGLATVSRDITARKRAEDALKAADRRKDEFLATLAHELRNPLAPIRNAVHILRHDVGETTKGKRDLTLLSMVDRQVEHLIRLVDDLLEVSRITRGKIELKKRRIDLGEVLRHAIETAQPMIDAGGHELKVELPSEPMELDADPVRLAQVFTNLLNNAAKYTEQGGIIELVAERRGREAAIAVRDSGVGIPPEMLPRVFDLFTQVDRSLGRAQGGLGIGLALVKSLLRLHGGTVEAHSDGLGRGSVFLVRLPIGTNQSSEAPMPATTGVEASGARRILVIDDDHDVADSLVMFLETFGADVRVAYSGLDGVEAVKAFEPELVFLDLGMPGMDGYETARRIRALPNSARITLVALTGWGQDQIRDRAREAGFDRQLTKPAGLDALQDLLGSL from the coding sequence ATGCGGCAAGCCGGAGCTCTCGATTTGATATTCCAGAAAAACGCTGTCGATAAGGGCGTGGCAATTGAAGCCGTTCTCGTCCCCTTTCTCGACCTGCTGCCTCAGGAATGCCTGGCCGTCGATCGATCGGGCGTTATCGTTGCGATAAACGAAAAATGGGCCCGCAATGCGACGCCCACCCTCCTTGGCGCTCCGGTGCAGATCGGCTGCAATCTCTTCGAGGCTTTCGGCGCTTCTCCACAAGGCTCGGACGGCCGCAGATTGCTCGACGGATTGGAGGCCATCGCCGGCGGAGCCGCCGGCGAGATCACGATCGAATATCTCGACGGCTCGGGGGAGGAGGGGCAAGCTTTCGTCGTCGAAGCGAAACACTCGCCGCTGACCGAGGGCGGGGCGATCCTTACACGAAGCAGACACGCCGCTTCACTGGCCTGCGACGCCGCTGTGCGCGACAGCGAGGCGCAGTTCCGCGCGATGTTCGAGCGCGCCGGCGTTGGGATGGCGCAAGGCGATCTCGAAACAGGCCGGTTGCTGCGCGTCAATGAAACCTTGGCCAATATGCTCGGTTATGACATATCCGAGCTTGTCGGACGGCCCTTCGGCGACTTCACCTATCCTGACGATCGCGCGGGGCATTGGGAACGGCTCACTCGGATGAAACGCGGCGAAACCGCCGCATATGACGCCGAGAAGCGCTGCCTGCGCAAGGACGGCACGCATTTTTGGGCGCGGGTCACGGCGACCTCGATACGGACGCCGGGCAAGGAGAAGCCGAGCGCCGTGACCGTGGTTCAGGACATCAGCCTTCAAAGACAGGTCGAAGGCGCGCTCCGCAAAGGCGAGGAGCGCCAGGCCTTCCTGCTGAAATGCGCGGACGCGTTGCGCCAGATCGCCGACCCTCGAAAAATCCAGGAGACGGGTTGCAGGCTTCTCGCCGAGTATCTGCGAGTCGAGCGGGTTTTCTACGCGGATATAGAAGGCGAGGAGCTCGTCATTCGCAGTTCGGCGGGTGCGGGGCCCTGCGCCGGCAGGACGCCGATCGCGTCACTGGGCGTGGCGGCGCTTGCGGCGTTTCAGAGCGGAGAAGCTTTCGCCACTGAGGATATTTCAAGGGACGAACGTCTCAGCGCCTCAGAGAAGGAGCGCCTGCGATCGACAGGCGTCGCCGCATTGCTCTGCGCCGTGCTCACGAAGCAGGGGCAATGGGTCGGCGCCCTCTGCGCACAGCATGGCGCGCCGCGCGCATGGACGCCTTTCGAGATCGCCTTGATTCAGGAAGTCGGAGAGCGTGTCTGGGCCGCTTGCGAACGCGCCCGCGCGCAGGAGGCGTTGCGCGAAAGTGAATTCCGCCTGCAGCTCGCTTTGAGTTCGGGCAACGTCGGCATCTACGAATGGCGCATCGAAAGCGACGAGCTGATCTGGGACGATTGGCTGCGCAAGAAATGGAATTTGCCCGCCGGCGCTACGGTGAGCTACGCCCTGTTCCTGCAGGGCGTTCACGCCGCTGATCGAGAACGCGTGCAACACGCGGTGGAGCGCTCGCTCGATCCCGAAAGCGGCGGGAGTCTCTCTCTCGAATATCGTCTGGCGAGACCCGACCAAGCGGAGCGTTGGATCGCGACGACAGGCGCGGTGTTTTTCGAGAATGGTCGACCGATCCGCATGGTCGGCACCGCTCAGGACGTGACGGAACGAAAGCGCGCCGAGGCGGAGCGTCAAAAGTTCGTGTCGCTTGCCGAACAGAGCATGGAATTCATCGGCATTTGCAGCCTCGAATTCGAGCCGCTCTACATCAACCCCGCCGGCGCGAGACTGGTTGGCTTGGAGAGAGAGAAGGCGCCGCACACGCCCATTCAGGATTACTTCTTTCCCGAAGATCGCGCCTTCGTTTTCAACGAGTTTCACGCGTGCCTGATGCGCGACGACCACGCCAATGTCGAAATCCGCTTCCGCCACTTCAAGACCGGCGAAGCCTTATGGATGCTTTATAACGTCTTCGTTCTGAGAGATGAGGCCGGCGCGCGGATCGGCCTCGCGACGGTGAGCCGTGACATAACGGCGCGTAAGCGCGCAGAGGATGCCCTCAAAGCCGCAGATCGACGGAAGGACGAATTCCTCGCGACTCTTGCGCATGAGCTGCGCAATCCGCTGGCGCCCATTCGCAACGCCGTCCATATTCTACGCCACGACGTGGGGGAGACGACGAAGGGAAAACGCGATCTCACCCTGCTCTCGATGGTGGACCGGCAGGTCGAGCACCTTATTCGCCTCGTCGACGATCTGCTCGAGGTGTCGCGCATCACGCGCGGCAAGATCGAACTCAAGAAGCGCCGCATCGATCTTGGCGAGGTCTTACGGCATGCGATCGAGACGGCGCAGCCGATGATCGACGCCGGCGGCCACGAGCTGAAGGTCGAGCTGCCCAGCGAACCTATGGAGCTCGACGCCGATCCGGTGCGCCTCGCGCAGGTCTTCACCAACCTCCTCAACAATGCGGCGAAATACACGGAGCAGGGCGGGATCATCGAGCTTGTCGCCGAGCGTCGCGGCAGGGAGGCGGCGATCGCCGTGCGCGACAGCGGCGTCGGCATACCGCCGGAAATGCTGCCGCGCGTTTTCGATCTCTTCACGCAGGTCGATCGCTCTCTGGGCCGCGCGCAAGGCGGTCTCGGGATCGGGCTCGCCCTGGTGAAAAGCCTGCTGCGATTGCATGGGGGAACCGTGGAGGCGCATAGCGACGGCCTGGGCCGCGGCAGCGTCTTCCTCGTGCGTCTGCCCATCGGCACAAATCAAAGTTCGGAGGCCCCTATGCCGGCGACGACCGGAGTTGAAGCGAGCGGCGCAAGGCGCATCCTTGTCATCGACGACGACCACGACGTCGCAGACAGCCTCGTGATGTTTCTGGAGACATTCGGCGCCGACGTGCGCGTCGCCTACAGCGGCCTAGACGGCGTCGAGGCTGTGAAGGCGTTCGAGCCCGAGCTGGTCTTCCTCGATCTCGGCATGCCCGGCATGGACGGATATGAGACCGCGCGGCGTATTCGCGCGCTGCCGAATAGCGCCCGCATCACGCTTGTCGCGCTGACGGGATGGGGGCAGGACCAGATACGGGACCGCGCCAGAGAAGCGGGCTTCGACCGCCAGCTCACCAAGCCCGCGGGGCTCGACGCGCTGCAGGACTTGCTGGGGTCTCTGTGA